The sequence TGCACGCGAGAGCGGTGGCCCCGAAATCCTGAAGAAGCGTGATCTGGCGCTTGGTGTTGCCGCCCGAAACGGGAACGACCGTGGCGCCGACCCGCTCGGCCCCGTAATGAAGGCCCAGACCGCCGGTGAAAAGGCCGTAACCGTAAGCCACCTGGATGATATCGCCCGGAAAGACACCGCCGGCCGAAAGCGTCCGCGCGATGCATTCCGCCCAGAGCGCGATGTCGTCGCGCGTGTAGCCGACGACGATCGGCTTACCGGTGGTTCCCGAGGAGGCGTGAACCCGGACCACGTCGCCCATCGGGGAGGCAAACAGGCCGAACGGGTAGTTGTCCCGCAGGTCGGTCTTCACCGTGAAAGGGAGGACATGGAGGTCGTCGATTCCACGGATGTCGCCCGGGCAGATGCCCTTCGCGTCCATCGCCTTACGGTAGTGTGGCACGTTGTCGTAGCAGCGCCGCACCGTATCGCGAAGCCGTTGTGATTGCAGTTCGCGCATGGCATCGCGATCCATGCATTCGATCTGTTTGTTCCAGATGATGGTGTTGGTCATTTGGCCCTCATAGAGAATTGAGGGTTGAGAATTGAGATCTGAGGGTCCGGAGTCCGGTCTCATTTCTCCATTCTCATATCTCAAATCTGATGCTCCCACCCCGCGGCCAGGGCGCGTCGGTTCGACTCCAGGAACTTCGGCTTCACGGTGTCCGCCAGCGCCTGCTCCCATATTTCGCGCGGCAGGCCCAGTTCCCTGCCCAGACGTCCCAGAAGCACGACGTTCGCGGCTCGGGCGTTGCCGGCTTCGCACGCGAGGCGGTCGGCGTCCATGGCGAACACCTTCCCGCGCCGTGACACCGACTTCTCGACACCCTGCGGGTATTTCGCCGTGCCAAGGATCACCGGCATTGGCGAGATGATCTGCGTGCTCATGATAACAGCCGCATCCGGCTTCAGCATGTGCGACCAGCGCAGCGCTTCCAGTTGCTCGAAAGCCAGTATGAAATCCGCTGTTCCCGGGTCGATCGTGGGTGCGAAAATGCGGTCGCCGATTCGCACCTGGGTCACCACGGCGCCGCCGCGCTGGGCCATGCCGTGAGTTTCGGAGAACTTCACGTCTTTGCCCGCAAGTAATGCCACGCGGGACAGAATTCGCGCCGCCAGTATCGTCCCCTGCCCGCCAACACCAACAATGAGTATTGAGGTCGGGTCCAGGGCTGAGGGCTGAGGGCTGAAGGCTGGGAGAGACGCAGGTATCGGCGCGGCGCCTGAATCTTGAATCCTGGATACTGGATCCTTCATAGCTCCAGCGCTCCCGTCTGGCAAACGGTGACACACAGGCCGCACGAGGTGCACATCCCTTCGTTGATCACTGGCCTCTCATCATCGCTCCAGGAAATGGCCGGGCAGCCGGGATCCATGCACATCTGGCAACTGGCGCACGCTTCGTCCACCACTTTGACGGCCCTGCCCTCGAGGGTCGTGAGAAGCACGCACGGCCGCCGCGCGATAATGACGGACACCTCGGGCGCCTGCGTCTCTTCCTTGAGGGCTTGCTCAAGCCCCTCGATATCCAACGCGTCCAGCACGCGGATCCGGCGCACACCGAGGCCCTTGCAGATATCCTCGAGCACGGCCTGCGGCGCCGGACGCCCCTTGGCATCCTTTCCTGTTGCCGGGTGGTCCTGATGACCCGTCATCGCGGTGGTCGCGTTGTCCAGGATCAGAACCGTCCCGTGGCTACCGTTATAGACCATGTCCAACAGGCCGGTCATCCCGCTGTGAAGGAACGTTGAATCGCCGATCACTGCGACGGTCTTCTTCGCGTTCGCGGGATCCGCCTTTTCCATGCCCAGCGCGAGGCCGATGCTGGCCCCCATGTCCATGAACATGTCCAGCGCGTTGAGCGGCGGCAGCGCGGCGAGCGTGTAACAGCCGATATCGCCGGTTACGATCAGCCTCAATCGATTCAGCGTGAGAAACACGCCGCGGTGCGGACAGCCCGGGCACAACACCGGAGGGCGTCCCGCGGCCTCTTCCGGCGCGAACGGCGCGGGCGGCGGCGGCGGTTCAGCCATCGCTTTGGCGATCGCCGTCTTCACCATCGTTGTGGAAAGCTCCCCGATGCGCGGCAGGCCGAGTGGCACGATTTTTACGCCGGCCAGTCGAACATTTTCCGCGAGGAACGGCTCCAACTCCTCGACCACGACCACCTTCTCAACGCCCTCCGCGAACTCGCGGACCAGCTTCTCCGGTAGCGGGTAGGAGCACCCCAATTTCAGCACGCTGGCATCCGGGCGAGCCTCCTTCACGTATTGATAGGAGATCCCGGAGGTGATGATGCCGAGTTTGCGATCGCCCCATTCGATCCGGTTGATCGGCGTTGTTTCGGACCAGGCGGCCATTCGGTCGAACCGCGCCAGCACATCCGGCTGCCGGAGTTTGGCGTGCCCCGGGATCATCACGTATTTACGGACGTCCTTCTTATAGGGCCGCAGTTCGCAGGGTGTGCGCTCGCCGATCTCGACGAGGCTCTTCGAGTGCGAAATGCGCATAGTGGTCCTGAGGATCACTACCGTGTCCAGCTGCTCGGACATTTCAAGCGCCGCGCGCACCAAATCCTTGCATTCCTGGCTGTCGGATGGCTCTAGCACAGGAATTCGCGCGAAGCGGCCATAGAAACGGTTGTCCTGCTCGTTCTGGGACGAGTGGATCCCCGGGTCGTCCGCGCTGACGAGCACGATGCCGCCGTTAACGCCGGTGTAAGCGAGGGTGAGAAGCGGGTCGGCAGCCACGTTCACGCCGACGTGCTTCATAGCCGCCAGCGAACGGGCGCCGGCCATGGACCCGCCGATGGCGACCTCCAACGCAACCTTCTCGTTAGGCGACCATTGCGCGGCGATATCGTCGTACCGCGCGATGTTCTCCAGAATTTCAGTGCTGGGCGTGCCGGGATACGCCGCCGCCACCCGGACCCCATATTCATAAGCGCCCCGCGCAACGGCCTCGTTGCCCGAGAGCAGTTCCTTGCTCAAATGATGCCTCCCCTACATGCTTACGATACCGCGCCGCAAGGGGGGCAGGTCAAAAGGGGCGGGAGACGAGAATCAGGATGACTGCGGATGGCCAAGCGGAGGGGGCGGGGCGTCCACATGCGCCGGTGTGCCAGCCAGGTGCTCCCGCCACCATCGTTGGACCGCCAGGAACGCGAACCCCGACACAACTCCGAACGCGGAACCTGCGATGACGTCTGAGGGGTAGTGCATCCCGAGATAAGGCCGCGAGTAGCAGGTGAGGAGCGTAAACGGTATCAGCGCCGCGAGCCAGATGGGGCGGCGGGCTCCGAGCAGCACGGACACAAGCCAGGCGTAATGGGCGTGGCCGGACGGAAAAGAACTCGTGTACCACAACGGCCCCACCTGCCGCACACCATCGAGCGCAAGGAAGGGCCGCTCGCGGAATCCGTAAAGCGCCACAAGCTCAAACAGAAGGCGGTCCGCCAGGAGGAGCGCGACGCCGACGGCAGCCCATTCCTTCCAGCGCCCCCTGGGCGCTCCGACGAGTGTGCCCAAGACCAGCATCGCCAGCAGAAGACCGTGCTCTCCGAGGTACGAGATCGGATACAGCACGGCATCGAGCGCAACGCAGTGGTGCCCGTTCATCCAGAATAAGGTGCGTACATCCCAAGCCATCAAAGGGGTTCTCCCCTCTGTTCCTCGGAGCCCACTATTCGCCCGCCCTCACCGCTAGCGAGACCCCAGGATCCTGCGCGTGACTAGACACCGATATGCTCTATCGACGGATTATATCACGATGGGTATGCAAAGAAACCGCGCCAAACCTCTCTTCATCGCTCCTATGAGGGGCGCACGCACAACTGGAGTGGTATAATGAGGTAGCGCGGAGGCGCGGCCCGTTGATTTTCGAATGGGATCCTCACAAAGCGGGGCTGAACGAAGCGAAACATGGGGTGCGGTTTGAAGAAGCCGCGAGCGCCTTGGCCGATCACTTGTCGCTGACGAACCCGGATCCGTTGCACTCCGAAGAGGAAGACCGGTTTGTCACGTTTGGGATGTCTTCACGGCAGCGCGTGATCGTTGTCGTTCATACAGCGCGAGAAGGCCGAATTCGGCTGATAGGTGCACGCGTAGCGACACCGCGTGAAGTGAGAGCATATGAGCACAACCCTTGATCCGGACATGCTGGCTGAATATGAGTTTGAAGGTGGAGAGCGCGGCAAGTTCGCCGCGGACTACGCGCACGGCACAAACATCATAATCTTGGAACCGGAACTGATGGACGTTTTTCCGGACAGTGAAAGCGTCAACGCGGCGTTGCGCCCATTAGCGAACCTGATTCGGTCTCGAACCCTGTCGACTGCTCCATCCGCGAAGACTTAGCCGGCGCGGCTCAATCGGCCGCCTTCTTCGCTCCACGCTATAGCGCCCGTAGCCCCAGTTCGGCTTCGATCTCGACCAGAAGCTTGCGGTCCTCGTGCGTGAAATTGTGCCTCTTCAGGAGGTCCGGCCGGCGCTCCAACGTCAGGCGCATACTCTCCTTCCTGCGCCAGCGGCGGATCGCCTCGTGGTTGCCGCCCAGCAGAATCTCGGGTATCCTCCACCCCCGATACTCCGCCGGCTTGCTGAAATGCGGGTATTCGAGCAGCCCCTCGCTGAACGATTCTTCTTCGAACGACTCGCCGCGGCCCAGCACGCCCGGGATGAGCCGCGCCACGGAGTCCACGATCGCCATTGCCGCAATCTCGCCACCGGTGAGCACATAGTCGCCGATAGAAACCTCGTCGGTCACCAGATGTTCCCGCACCCGGTCATCCACGCCTTCGTAACGCCCGCAGAGGATGACCAGGCGGCCGCACGCGGCGAACTCCTCGGCTTTGCGCTGCGTATAGGGCTTGCCGCCGGGCGTGGTGAGCACTACACGCGCGCCGGTTTCGCCCGCCGTCAGGTCCTCCACGCAACGGAAAATCGGATCCGGGATCATCACCATGCCGGCCCCGCCGCCGAACGGCGTGTCGTCCGTCTGGTGGTGTTTATCCGTGGTGTAATCGCGCAAATTCACCGCGCGCAGATCGAGCAAGCCCTTGTCCCGGCCGATCTTGAGCATCGAGTTGTTCAGCACGCCGTCGAGCATCTCGGGGAAGATGGTCACTATGTCTACACGCAGCCTCGCGGCAGTAATCGCGTTGACCTCGTTCTTCTCGATCGGGCAATCATTCATACTGCAATTGTAGACCGCCTGCGCCCGCGCCAGGCTGCACCATGAGGAACCGGAATCTGTATGCAACCTATCGTGAACCTGTGGAACGACTCGGAGGCCGCCGCGCTCGGCGACGTCGATATCCTCGCCTATGTGTCCCGTCTGCTCGGCGCGGATCCCAGCCTCGTCGTCTGGGGTGGAGGCAACACATCCATCAAGACCAGTGAGACGGATTTCCGAGGCCGCCACGTCGCGGTGCTCCGCGTGAAAGGCAGCGGCAGCGACCTCAAGGCCGCCAAGCCCGCCGATTTCCCTGCGGTTTTCATGGACGACCTGCTGCCGCTGCTCAACCGCGGCGCGATGAACGACGAGGAGATGGTCTCGTGGGTGAACCACTCCCTCCTCGAACCGAACTCGCCGCGCCCGAGCATTGAGACGCTCCTCCACGCCTTCGTGCCCGCGAAATGCGTTCTGCACAGCCACGCTGACGCCATCGTGGCGCTCACCAACAACGAACGCGGCGAAGAGGTTATCCGCGAGGTATTCGGCGAAGACCTTGGCGTCATCCCGTACATTCGGCCCGGCTTCCGGATGTCTCAGATGGTCGGCGAGGCAGCCCGCAAAAACCCGGCGCTGAAAGGCGTCGTCCTGATGAACCACGGGCTGGTCACATGGCATGACGACCCGCGCGAAGCCTATGCGCTGCACGTGGAAATGGCGAACCGCGCCGTTGCCGGCATCCGGCATCCTGCATTCAGCATTCAGACTCCAGAGTCCGTCCTGGATGCTGAATGCAGGATGCAGAATGCTGCGTCTCTCGCGCCGACGCTGCGCGGCCTTCTGGGCGCGGACAAGCGCGTGGTGATGCGGTACGACGACTCCGAAGATGTCCTTCGGTTCGTGAACTGGGACCGCGCGCCGGAAGCGACCCGGAAGGGCGCCGCCACGCCGGACCACATCCTCAGCAGCAAGCGCCGTCCGATGTGGGTGATCGCGGACAACCCGGCCGACATCGAAAGCCTCCGCACCGCCGCGCGGGAAGGCCTGGAGGACTGGCACCGCGATTACCGCCAGTGGTACGAAACGTTCAACTCCGGCGAGGAAATGCTGCCGCCGTACCCCCGCGTCATACTCGTGAAGGGATTGGGCATGTTCACCGCGTGGGACAACTCGGCCAGGGCCGTTATCCCGGCGGATATCTACCACCATACCATCTCCATCATCGAAGCGGCGGAAAGCATCGCCCCGTACCGAAGCCAGTCCGACGCCGACGCCTTCGCCTCGGAATACTGGCCGCTGGAACTCTACAAGCTCACGCTCGCGCCGCCGGAAAAGGAACTCGCCCGGCGCGTGGCGCTGGTGACGGGCGCCGCCGGCGCGATCGGCGCGGGCATCGCGCGCAAGTTCGCCGCCGCGGGCGCACACGTAATCTGCGCCGATCTCGACCTGCCGAAAGCGCCATCGCTGGCTTCTGACATCACCGCCGCGAACAAGGCGAACCCCGCGTTGGCCGTCGAAATGGACGTCACGAGCGAGCCGTCGGTCCAGGCAGCGTTCCGGCAGATCGCTCTGGCGTACGGCGGCATCGACATTCTCGTTTCCAACGCCGGCATCGCGCATAGCTGCCCCATTGACTGTCTGGAACTCGCCGACTGGCAGCGAAGCCTCGATGTGAACGCCACCGGCCATTTCCTGGTAGCGCGCGAAGCGCTGCGGATGATGAAGCAGCAGGGGACCGGTGGAAGCCTTGTTTTCATCGCGACCAAGAATGTCACCTCGCCCGGAAAGGACTTCGCGGCCTACAGCGCGGCGAAATCCGCCGAGGCGCAATTGGCGAAGGTTCTGGCGCTGGAGGCGGGCCCGTTCGGCATCCGCAGCAATATGGTTAATCCGGATGCGGTATTCGAGGGCAGCGGATTATGGTCGGACGAGGTGCGGGAGCAGCGTGCGAAGGCGCAGGGTATCCGGCCGGAGGAAATCGAGGAGTTCTATCGGAAGCGCAACATCCTGCAGGCGAACGTAACGGCCGAGGATGTGGCGGAAGCGGCGTTGTTCCTGGCATCGGACCGCAGCGCCAAGACGACGGGCGCGATGATCCCGGTTGACGGCGGGATCAAGGACGCGTTTCCTCGGTAGCGCTCAGGAGCCCGTGGCCGGCGGCCACGGCAGGGAACGCAGCACCTCCGTGTCTGAGAAACCGCAGTCCAGACAGGCAGGCACGTCCGAACCGCCCTCGATCGGGGGGACGAAGGCGTGCTCAACCGGGCGGTGGCACTGGCTGCACCATCGCCATTTCTCATCCACGAGGAAGCGGTAATAGTCGCGAGCCATATGCTTCCAGTGGTACAGGGCGGGTCTCATGATCCCATCCTCCGTTGGAAGACCCCTGTTGGCGTCTTCCCTCCACAGGATATATACCACACTGGGGCGCGCCATCAAACAGTTAGCGGACGGACATTGGATGCGCCATTCGCCCACTTCCGCCCGTCGGCCAAAGCGGTCGGATAGCCCTGTCGGTTGGTCGATCCGCCGATTCCAAACGCCGCCTATGCGCTCGTTACAACCGCGGCGTCCGCCGTCGGACGGTTCCCCGTTCCCGTCTAAACCTGCGTCAGTCGGTGCGCCACTCGTTCACGGTGCGTCGGGCAAGGGAACACGCGTGGAATACGGCTCGCGGCCGCTATGCCGGGGGCCCTTCGTTTGGGCGAGCGCCCGGGAAGGTAAACATGTAAGCAAGGGAGAAGAAAAATGTTGATCAACCATAGTCGGATCCTGGCGGTCGTGGTCCTGGCGGGCCTGGCCACCGGATGCAGCAGTTCGAGCAGCCTGTTCAAGCCCAGCGTGGCCGACCAGAAGAAGCTGGGCGACCAGGCCGCCGTGGACCTCGAAAAACAGAGCAAGATGGTCGCCGGACCGCGCCTAGCCCGCGTGGAGCACGTTGGACAGAGGCTTGTGAACGCCCTGCCGTCCAACGACCGCAAGACGTGGGATTTCCGGTTCCACGTCATCGACAGCAAGGAGGTCAATGCCTTCGCGCTTCCAGGCGGCAACATGTTCATCTACACCGGCCTGCTCGACCGCATCAAGACGGACGATGAACTGGCCGCGGTGATGGGGCACGAGATGACGCACGTCCGTAAGGAACACTGGGCCAATATGGCCGCGAAAGACCAGGAGCGCTCGGCCGGGCTTGGAATCCTCCTGGGCGTTACGAGGGCCAGCCGCGACTGGTACAACGTGGCCGGGGTGGCTAATTCCCTGGTGAACCTCCGGTACTCCCGCAAGGATGAGGATCAGGCGGACGAAGGCGGCCTGAACAACATGGTCGCCGCAGGGTACAGACCCAGCGGTATGCTGGACCTGTTCCACACCCTGGAAGTGGCGGCCAGGGAGGGCAGCACGCCCACCTTCCTGCGCGATCATCCGCTGACCTCCACA is a genomic window of Armatimonadota bacterium containing:
- the rhaD gene encoding bifunctional rhamnulose-1-phosphate aldolase/short-chain dehydrogenase produces the protein MQPIVNLWNDSEAAALGDVDILAYVSRLLGADPSLVVWGGGNTSIKTSETDFRGRHVAVLRVKGSGSDLKAAKPADFPAVFMDDLLPLLNRGAMNDEEMVSWVNHSLLEPNSPRPSIETLLHAFVPAKCVLHSHADAIVALTNNERGEEVIREVFGEDLGVIPYIRPGFRMSQMVGEAARKNPALKGVVLMNHGLVTWHDDPREAYALHVEMANRAVAGIRHPAFSIQTPESVLDAECRMQNAASLAPTLRGLLGADKRVVMRYDDSEDVLRFVNWDRAPEATRKGAATPDHILSSKRRPMWVIADNPADIESLRTAAREGLEDWHRDYRQWYETFNSGEEMLPPYPRVILVKGLGMFTAWDNSARAVIPADIYHHTISIIEAAESIAPYRSQSDADAFASEYWPLELYKLTLAPPEKELARRVALVTGAAGAIGAGIARKFAAAGAHVICADLDLPKAPSLASDITAANKANPALAVEMDVTSEPSVQAAFRQIALAYGGIDILVSNAGIAHSCPIDCLELADWQRSLDVNATGHFLVAREALRMMKQQGTGGSLVFIATKNVTSPGKDFAAYSAAKSAEAQLAKVLALEAGPFGIRSNMVNPDAVFEGSGLWSDEVREQRAKAQGIRPEEIEEFYRKRNILQANVTAEDVAEAALFLASDRSAKTTGAMIPVDGGIKDAFPR
- the trmD gene encoding tRNA (guanosine(37)-N1)-methyltransferase TrmD; this translates as MRVDIVTIFPEMLDGVLNNSMLKIGRDKGLLDLRAVNLRDYTTDKHHQTDDTPFGGGAGMVMIPDPIFRCVEDLTAGETGARVVLTTPGGKPYTQRKAEEFAACGRLVILCGRYEGVDDRVREHLVTDEVSIGDYVLTGGEIAAMAIVDSVARLIPGVLGRGESFEEESFSEGLLEYPHFSKPAEYRGWRIPEILLGGNHEAIRRWRRKESMRLTLERRPDLLKRHNFTHEDRKLLVEIEAELGLRAL
- a CDS encoding phosphatase PAP2 family protein → MAWDVRTLFWMNGHHCVALDAVLYPISYLGEHGLLLAMLVLGTLVGAPRGRWKEWAAVGVALLLADRLLFELVALYGFRERPFLALDGVRQVGPLWYTSSFPSGHAHYAWLVSVLLGARRPIWLAALIPFTLLTCYSRPYLGMHYPSDVIAGSAFGVVSGFAFLAVQRWWREHLAGTPAHVDAPPPPLGHPQSS
- a CDS encoding BrnT family toxin encodes the protein MIFEWDPHKAGLNEAKHGVRFEEAASALADHLSLTNPDPLHSEEEDRFVTFGMSSRQRVIVVVHTAREGRIRLIGARVATPREVRAYEHNP
- a CDS encoding indolepyruvate oxidoreductase subunit beta — translated: MKDPVSRIQDSGAAPIPASLPAFSPQPSALDPTSILIVGVGGQGTILAARILSRVALLAGKDVKFSETHGMAQRGGAVVTQVRIGDRIFAPTIDPGTADFILAFEQLEALRWSHMLKPDAAVIMSTQIISPMPVILGTAKYPQGVEKSVSRRGKVFAMDADRLACEAGNARAANVVLLGRLGRELGLPREIWEQALADTVKPKFLESNRRALAAGWEHQI
- the iorA gene encoding indolepyruvate ferredoxin oxidoreductase subunit alpha → MSKELLSGNEAVARGAYEYGVRVAAAYPGTPSTEILENIARYDDIAAQWSPNEKVALEVAIGGSMAGARSLAAMKHVGVNVAADPLLTLAYTGVNGGIVLVSADDPGIHSSQNEQDNRFYGRFARIPVLEPSDSQECKDLVRAALEMSEQLDTVVILRTTMRISHSKSLVEIGERTPCELRPYKKDVRKYVMIPGHAKLRQPDVLARFDRMAAWSETTPINRIEWGDRKLGIITSGISYQYVKEARPDASVLKLGCSYPLPEKLVREFAEGVEKVVVVEELEPFLAENVRLAGVKIVPLGLPRIGELSTTMVKTAIAKAMAEPPPPPAPFAPEEAAGRPPVLCPGCPHRGVFLTLNRLRLIVTGDIGCYTLAALPPLNALDMFMDMGASIGLALGMEKADPANAKKTVAVIGDSTFLHSGMTGLLDMVYNGSHGTVLILDNATTAMTGHQDHPATGKDAKGRPAPQAVLEDICKGLGVRRIRVLDALDIEGLEQALKEETQAPEVSVIIARRPCVLLTTLEGRAVKVVDEACASCQMCMDPGCPAISWSDDERPVINEGMCTSCGLCVTVCQTGALEL
- a CDS encoding M48 family metalloprotease → MLINHSRILAVVVLAGLATGCSSSSSLFKPSVADQKKLGDQAAVDLEKQSKMVAGPRLARVEHVGQRLVNALPSNDRKTWDFRFHVIDSKEVNAFALPGGNMFIYTGLLDRIKTDDELAAVMGHEMTHVRKEHWANMAAKDQERSAGLGILLGVTRASRDWYNVAGVANSLVNLRYSRKDEDQADEGGLNNMVAAGYRPSGMLDLFHTLEVAAREGSTPTFLRDHPLTSTRIAKTKQRIARMNR